The proteins below are encoded in one region of Flavobacterium sp. IMCC34852:
- a CDS encoding SseB family protein gives MGILDKIFGNKKKSTKNKNPDNIKLIALLEKYNKNQSPENYKKAFDEIVNGNSFLILSSVNNEETNDDWKTLEKESTLDLTCVFNQDGLMVLGAFTTPEKLVEWTKQATQYTAMKSKDVIDFCQTNRIDRIVIDSDLPTMFVLERNRENVKTETVQKSTQVTVGTPINPISGELLKKFRFNFSKVSVIEEVYHYVMVRNNESILMLGFVLDTYTDNSRAASINSVQNSMDGEKLDLPLEMFMLDDQEWYETVKGIEDSLIYKR, from the coding sequence ATGGGAATACTTGACAAAATTTTCGGCAATAAAAAGAAATCAACTAAAAATAAAAATCCTGACAACATTAAATTAATTGCCTTACTTGAAAAATATAACAAAAATCAAAGCCCCGAAAACTATAAAAAAGCATTTGACGAAATTGTTAATGGAAATTCATTTTTGATATTAAGCTCAGTAAATAATGAAGAAACAAATGATGATTGGAAAACTTTAGAAAAAGAATCTACTTTAGATTTGACTTGTGTTTTTAATCAAGATGGACTAATGGTGTTAGGAGCTTTCACAACACCTGAAAAGTTAGTTGAATGGACTAAGCAAGCCACTCAATATACTGCAATGAAATCAAAAGATGTAATTGACTTTTGTCAAACAAATAGGATTGATAGAATCGTAATTGACTCTGACTTGCCAACTATGTTTGTTCTTGAAAGAAATCGCGAAAATGTAAAAACAGAAACCGTTCAAAAAAGTACACAAGTTACAGTAGGTACTCCAATTAATCCAATCTCTGGAGAATTACTAAAAAAATTTCGATTTAATTTCTCAAAAGTCAGTGTGATTGAAGAGGTTTATCATTACGTAATGGTACGAAATAATGAAAGTATATTAATGCTTGGTTTTGTACTTGATACATATACTGATAATTCACGAGCAGCATCTATAAACTCAGTTCAAAATTCAATGGATGGTGAAAAGTTAGATTTGCCTCTCGAAATGTTTATGTTAGATGACCAAGAATGG